In Planctomycetia bacterium, one DNA window encodes the following:
- a CDS encoding ABC transporter ATP-binding protein, with protein sequence MNEPRSITIDIRDVTKCYGRLRAVDRVSLQASAGEVLAFLGPNGAGKTTTMKMLCGLLTPDEGEIAVCGRSIAREPQAAKAMLAYVPDQPFLYEKLTAREFLSFVGRMYALDDATITQRSAQLMRRLQIIGFADHLAEGFSHGMKQRVALAGALLHDPTVLVVDEPMVGLDPRSVRTVKELFRERADAGRTVLMSTHTLDVAEAIADRIAIIHHGRIVACGTLAELRARAEREHRLEDIFLELTRPDEPQEMTEADVVPRT encoded by the coding sequence ATGAACGAACCTCGCTCGATCACTATCGATATCCGCGATGTGACCAAGTGCTACGGACGCCTGCGCGCCGTCGATCGTGTCAGCCTTCAGGCCTCGGCCGGCGAGGTCCTCGCGTTCCTCGGTCCCAACGGGGCCGGCAAAACCACCACCATGAAAATGCTCTGCGGCCTGCTGACGCCCGACGAAGGCGAGATCGCCGTATGCGGCCGCTCGATTGCGCGCGAACCGCAGGCAGCCAAGGCGATGCTGGCCTATGTGCCGGATCAGCCGTTTCTCTATGAAAAGCTGACCGCGCGGGAGTTTTTGTCCTTCGTCGGGCGGATGTACGCATTGGACGATGCGACGATCACGCAGCGATCCGCACAACTGATGCGGCGGCTTCAGATCATTGGTTTCGCCGATCATCTCGCGGAAGGATTTTCCCACGGCATGAAGCAGCGGGTGGCGCTGGCCGGCGCGCTCTTGCACGACCCGACCGTGCTGGTCGTCGATGAGCCGATGGTCGGGCTGGACCCGCGCTCCGTCCGCACCGTCAAGGAGCTGTTCCGCGAGCGCGCCGACGCCGGCCGCACGGTGCTGATGTCCACGCACACGCTCGACGTGGCCGAGGCCATCGCCGACCGCATCGCGATTATTCATCACGGACGGATCGTCGCCTGCGGCACGCTGGCGGAGCTGCGCGCTCGAGCCGAGCGCGAGCATCGGCTTGAAGATATTTTCCTGGAACTGACCCGCCCCGATGAGCCCCAGGAGATGACCGAGGCGGATGTCGTCCCAAGAACCTGA
- a CDS encoding tetratricopeptide repeat protein: MPMLTKVVRAGYSTPWRGTKHRMVVACALAVLAGAGCGRPTSGYDELMTEGLSEYENQRYAEAIAMFKNAAEADRERPEPSYYTGLAFLKMADKQFREDDLPGALRYCDRALSTFDAAVGAFPGYSRAQQAKADALVLKGKHKDALEVATWAASYVGPQAKMHIFKARQFAQAGEIDKAELYFKQAVSVEPENPAAYAELGLFYMRCGNDAEAVKALQKAHAMRPGSPGVVAALARLGASPAYTTPQPPARP, translated from the coding sequence ATGCCTATGTTAACGAAGGTCGTGCGAGCCGGATACTCAACGCCGTGGCGCGGTACCAAACACCGCATGGTGGTTGCGTGCGCGCTGGCGGTTCTGGCTGGGGCCGGTTGCGGTCGGCCGACCAGCGGCTACGACGAGCTGATGACCGAAGGTCTTTCCGAGTACGAGAATCAACGGTACGCCGAAGCGATCGCGATGTTCAAGAACGCGGCCGAAGCGGATCGGGAGCGGCCGGAGCCGTCGTATTACACCGGGTTGGCTTTTTTGAAGATGGCCGACAAGCAGTTTCGAGAGGATGATCTGCCCGGGGCGCTGCGGTACTGTGATCGCGCGCTGTCGACCTTCGACGCGGCGGTGGGGGCGTTCCCTGGATACAGCCGGGCACAGCAGGCCAAGGCTGACGCGCTGGTGTTGAAGGGCAAGCACAAAGACGCGCTGGAAGTCGCGACGTGGGCGGCGTCCTATGTCGGCCCGCAGGCGAAGATGCACATCTTCAAAGCGAGGCAGTTCGCGCAAGCCGGCGAGATCGACAAGGCCGAGTTGTATTTCAAGCAGGCGGTTTCGGTCGAACCGGAGAACCCCGCGGCCTATGCGGAGCTGGGCTTGTTCTACATGCGTTGCGGCAACGACGCCGAGGCGGTCAAAGCGCTCCAGAAAGCGCACGCGATGCGTCCCGGTTCGCCGGGAGTCGTAGCGGCGCTGGCGCGATTGGGCGCTTCGCCGGCCTACACCACACCGCAGCCTCCGGCCCGACCGTGA
- the amrA gene encoding AmmeMemoRadiSam system protein A, which produces MTARFNFDERVRTHLLRAARDAIEAEVCGRPLPRTPADESNYPNHGVFVTLRSGERLRGCIGTFHPEGDLISTIRRIAAEATHDSRFTGAPLGPRDLATLRIELSLLSPLKPVRDVSEIEIGRHGIHVAVGGRRGCFLPSVATEHGWDAPTFLSVCCAEKVGVSPDAWRGPDAVVSVFEVEKVQE; this is translated from the coding sequence GTGACTGCTCGATTTAATTTCGATGAACGCGTTCGTACGCACCTGTTGCGTGCCGCGCGCGATGCCATCGAGGCGGAAGTTTGTGGCCGGCCCCTGCCCAGGACTCCTGCGGACGAATCCAATTATCCGAATCATGGCGTGTTTGTGACGCTTCGCAGCGGCGAACGGCTGCGCGGCTGCATCGGCACGTTTCATCCCGAAGGCGATTTGATTTCCACCATTCGGCGCATCGCCGCCGAGGCGACGCACGATTCGCGATTCACCGGCGCGCCGCTGGGGCCGCGAGACCTGGCGACGCTGCGCATCGAATTGTCCCTGCTTTCGCCGCTGAAGCCTGTTCGGGATGTCAGCGAAATCGAGATCGGCCGACACGGTATTCACGTGGCGGTCGGCGGTCGCCGCGGCTGTTTCCTGCCGAGCGTGGCGACCGAGCACGGCTGGGATGCGCCGACGTTTCTGTCGGTTTGCTGCGCCGAAAAAGTCGGTGTTTCGCCCGATGCCTGGCGCGGTCCCGATGCCGTGGTGAGCGTGTTTGAGGTTGAGAAGGTGCAGGAGTAG
- a CDS encoding NAD(P) transhydrogenase subunit alpha has product MFVTAVTVFILATFVGFEVITKVPPTLHTPLMSGSNAISGITIIGAILAAGLKLNFITIAFGILAIIFAMINVVGGFAVTHRMLGMFKKKG; this is encoded by the coding sequence ATGTTCGTAACGGCCGTCACCGTGTTCATCCTGGCGACCTTTGTCGGGTTCGAAGTGATCACCAAGGTGCCGCCGACCCTGCACACGCCGCTCATGTCCGGCTCGAACGCGATCAGCGGTATCACCATTATCGGCGCGATCCTCGCCGCCGGTCTGAAGCTCAACTTCATCACGATTGCCTTCGGCATCCTCGCCATCATCTTCGCGATGATCAACGTCGTCGGCGGATTCGCCGTCACCCACCGCATGCTCGGCATGTTCAAAAAAAAGGGCTGA
- a CDS encoding NAD(P)(+) transhydrogenase (Re/Si-specific) subunit beta, translated as MSEAVRNALYLFASICFIIALKRLSHPRTAVRGNVTGALGMLVAIAVTCYVAYEDPDISGLGYWLIGIGLVVGSIAGLVLAVRVPMTGMPQMVGLLNGFGGGASLLVAACELIARMGAGDPPTDPAAITEMRFFVGSTMAAGLIGAVTFFGSLIAAGKLQELKWVPNGNVIPAQQLANAVLLLATIALSVWATYDLSKLWLFFPMVVLASVLGVFVTTPIGGADMPVVICLLNSYSGMAAAATGFVLNNYGLIIAGSLVGSSGIILCQIMCKAMNRSLGNVLFGKLGTATGGASADDVYGGKVKSASAEELGMLFDGVRRVVIVPGYGMAVSQAQHAVRELANALEARGATVEYGIHPVAGRMPGHMNVLLAEANIPYDKVKEMDEINPSFEQTDVAIVIGANDVVNPVARTDPKSPIAGMPILDVDKARTVVVVKRSLSPGFAGIPNPLFAAPNTLMYFGDGKKAILDLVAAIKQAG; from the coding sequence GTGTCAGAAGCCGTCCGAAACGCGCTCTACCTCTTCGCATCGATCTGTTTCATCATCGCGCTGAAGCGCTTGAGTCACCCGCGTACCGCCGTTCGCGGCAACGTCACCGGCGCGCTTGGCATGCTCGTCGCCATCGCCGTCACGTGCTACGTCGCCTACGAAGACCCCGATATCTCCGGCCTGGGGTACTGGCTGATCGGCATCGGCCTCGTCGTCGGCAGCATCGCGGGACTTGTTCTCGCGGTTCGCGTGCCCATGACCGGCATGCCGCAAATGGTCGGCCTGCTCAATGGCTTCGGCGGCGGCGCGTCGCTTCTGGTCGCCGCCTGCGAACTCATCGCGCGCATGGGCGCGGGCGATCCGCCAACGGATCCGGCGGCCATCACCGAGATGCGTTTCTTTGTCGGATCGACCATGGCCGCCGGATTGATCGGCGCGGTCACGTTTTTCGGAAGCCTCATCGCCGCCGGCAAGTTGCAGGAACTGAAGTGGGTTCCCAATGGAAACGTGATTCCCGCGCAGCAACTCGCCAACGCCGTGCTGCTGCTCGCGACGATCGCGCTCTCCGTCTGGGCGACGTACGATTTGTCAAAGCTCTGGTTGTTCTTCCCGATGGTTGTGCTGGCGTCGGTGTTGGGCGTATTTGTGACAACCCCCATCGGCGGCGCTGACATGCCGGTGGTGATTTGTCTGCTCAACTCGTATTCCGGCATGGCCGCCGCGGCCACGGGATTCGTGCTGAACAACTACGGTCTCATCATCGCCGGCTCGCTCGTCGGATCATCGGGCATCATCCTCTGCCAGATCATGTGCAAGGCCATGAACCGCTCGCTGGGCAATGTCCTCTTCGGCAAACTGGGTACCGCCACCGGCGGCGCGTCGGCCGACGATGTCTATGGCGGCAAGGTCAAGTCCGCTTCAGCGGAGGAACTGGGCATGCTCTTTGACGGCGTGCGCCGCGTGGTGATCGTTCCGGGTTACGGCATGGCCGTCTCGCAGGCACAGCACGCCGTGCGCGAGCTGGCTAATGCACTCGAGGCGCGCGGCGCGACGGTCGAATACGGGATTCACCCGGTTGCCGGACGCATGCCGGGCCACATGAACGTCCTGCTGGCCGAGGCGAACATCCCGTACGACAAGGTCAAGGAAATGGACGAGATCAATCCCTCCTTTGAACAAACCGACGTTGCGATCGTCATCGGCGCAAACGACGTGGTGAACCCCGTGGCCCGTACCGATCCCAAGTCGCCCATCGCCGGAATGCCGATTCTCGACGTGGACAAGGCTCGCACCGTTGTCGTGGTCAAGCGCAGCCTTAGCCCCGGGTTCGCGGGCATTCCCAACCCGCTCTTCGCCGCGCCCAACACGCTCATGTATTTTGGCGACGGCAAGAAGGCCATCCTCGATCTTGTCGCCGCCATCAAACAGGCCGGCTAA
- a CDS encoding histone deacetylase, giving the protein MSHTGYYWDAASLEHDTGHHVECIARAQVLAPDALRPLVPDLNHRPTQSHDARAWITRVHTAAYHDRIRHDIEHGRHLLDSGDTIACLMSYDAAVHAVNTLLTAADDVMSGAVRNAFCAVRPPGHHARPEEAMGFCIFANVAIAVRYLQQQHGIDRIAVVDWDVHHGNGTQEIFYDDPSVLFISLHQHPLWPGTGMANECGLGDGTGFTLNIPIAPATSERDYLAAFERVALPAVRDFQPEFVLISAGFDAHRDDPLGGLRLTETGFVTMTRHLKQVADEFCEGRIISALEGGYNLTALQNSVAAHVNELAT; this is encoded by the coding sequence ATGTCGCACACCGGTTACTACTGGGACGCCGCCTCACTCGAACACGATACCGGTCATCACGTGGAGTGCATCGCCCGCGCGCAGGTGCTCGCGCCCGACGCCCTGCGACCGCTCGTGCCCGATTTGAATCACCGCCCGACCCAGTCTCACGATGCCCGCGCATGGATCACACGCGTTCACACGGCCGCCTACCACGATCGCATTCGCCACGACATCGAACACGGCCGGCATCTGCTGGACAGCGGCGACACGATCGCCTGCCTGATGAGCTACGACGCTGCCGTGCACGCGGTGAACACGCTTTTGACCGCGGCCGACGATGTGATGAGCGGCGCTGTCCGCAATGCATTCTGCGCCGTGCGGCCGCCGGGGCACCATGCACGGCCCGAGGAGGCGATGGGATTCTGCATTTTCGCGAATGTGGCCATTGCTGTTCGTTACTTGCAACAGCAACACGGCATCGATCGAATCGCCGTGGTGGATTGGGACGTGCATCACGGCAACGGCACGCAGGAGATTTTTTACGACGACCCGTCGGTGTTGTTTATCTCGCTGCACCAGCATCCACTCTGGCCCGGCACAGGCATGGCGAACGAATGCGGCCTGGGCGATGGAACCGGCTTCACGCTCAACATCCCGATCGCGCCGGCCACATCGGAACGCGATTACCTGGCGGCGTTTGAACGAGTGGCCCTGCCGGCGGTGCGCGACTTTCAGCCGGAGTTCGTGTTGATCTCCGCCGGGTTTGACGCTCATCGGGACGATCCGCTCGGCGGGCTGCGCCTCACGGAGACGGGCTTTGTGACCATGACGCGGCACTTGAAACAAGTGGCCGACGAATTCTGCGAGGGGCGGATCATCAGCGCGCTGGAAGGCGGGTACAACCTGACGGCGCTGCAAAATTCCGTCGCGGCCCATGTGAACGAGCTGGCAACGTGA